One stretch of Cygnus olor isolate bCygOlo1 chromosome 1, bCygOlo1.pri.v2, whole genome shotgun sequence DNA includes these proteins:
- the LRRC58 gene encoding leucine-rich repeat-containing protein 58: MAAAAELEEPVAGGEEEEEEEEEATAAAEEELELSAELRSRRSAEARRLVLSPRRLSGPLPAGLSQWFPALELLDVSGTGLAELGAGLLALPRLHTLLAKNNRLGGPGSLPKGLGQAPLGRSLRVLNLSGNRFAELPPALLGLRGLQSLSLGGNRLHGIPPDIQELRSLEFLYLGGNFITSIPPELANLPSLSYLVLCDNKIQSIPPQLAQLHSLRSLSLHNNLLTYLPREILNLVHLEELSLRGNPLVVRFVRDLTYNPPSLQELAGRTIKTRNVPYAPSDLPENLVRYLSLASNCPNPKCGGVYFDSCVRQIKFVDFCGKYRIPLMHYLCSPECSSPCSSASQSSTSQSESDSEDEASVAARRMQKVLLG; encoded by the exons atggcggcggcggctgaGCTGGAGGAGCCGGTGGCgggcggcgaggaggaggaggaggaggaggaggaggcgacAGCGGCGgctgaggaggagctggagctgtcTGCCGAGCTGCGATCGCGACGCAGCGCCGAAGCTCGGCGGCTGGTGCTGTCGCCGCGGCGGCTGTCGGGCCCGCTGCCCGCCGGGCTGTCGCAGTGGTTCCCGGCGCTGGAGCTGCTGGACGTGAGCGGCACGGGGCTGGCGGAGCTGGGCGCggggctgctggccctgccGCGGCTCCACACGCTGCTGGCCAAGAACAACCGGCTGGGCGGGCCCGGCTCGCTGCccaaggggctggggcaggcgcCGCTGGGACGCTCCCTGCGCGTCCTCAACCTCAGCGGCAACCGCTTCGCCGAGCTGCCGCCcgccctgctggggctgcgcgGGCTGCAGAGCCTCAGCCTGGGCGGCAACCGCCTGCACGGCATCCCGCCCGACATACAGGAGCTCCGCAG tttggaatTTCTGTACCTTGGAGGGAATTTCATTACTTCAATTCCACCTGAATTAGCAAACCTGCCTTCTCTAAGCTATCTAGTTCTGTGTGACAACAAGATCCAGAGCATTCCACCTCAGCTGGCACA GCTGCATTCCCTGCGTTCTCTTAGCCTGCACAATAACCTCCTGACTTACCTCCCTCGAGAGATCCTTAACCTGGTCCACCTGGAAGAGCTGAGCTTGCGTGGGAACCCGCTGGTCGTTCGGTTTGTGCGTGACCTGACCTACAATCCCCCGAGCCTTCAGGAACTGGCTGGACGCACGATTAAAACCCGCAACGTTCCCTACGCTCCCAGCGATCTCCCGGAGAATCTTGTCCGGTATCTGAGCTTGGCCAGCAACTGTCCCAACCCTAAATGTGGTG GTGTCTATTTTGACAGCTGCGTCAGACAGATCAAGTTTGTTGACTTCTGTGGGAAGTACCGCATCCCGCTGATGCACTACCTGTGCTCCCCAGAGTGCTCCTCACCGTGCAGCTCGGCCTCCCAGAGCTCTACTTCCCAGAGCGAGTCTGACTCTGAGGATGAAGCCAGTGTGGCTGCACGCAGGATGCAGAAGGTCCTCCTGGGATAA